In the Opitutia bacterium genome, one interval contains:
- a CDS encoding glycoside hydrolase family 28 protein, whose amino-acid sequence MSLSRLKIPSPLRALARATHAWPFRRSFGAVLVATGVLVLPALAATAAPKLDWADVPAILARITPPQFPAREFDITAFGAKGDEKTDSLPAVRAAIKACVAAGGGHVVVPAGTYLLNGPIHLQSNIDLHLAEGATLRFSGRPADFLPAVLTRWEGVILHNYSPMIYARGAENVAITGRGTIDGNARQEFRQWAMDISKLQDRGQEISRRMGAEGAPLAERQFGEGYYLRPSLIQPYECRNVLIEGVTFKDAPFWVIHPTFCTNVTVRGVTVESLLINNDGCDPDSCTDVLIENCRFLTGDDGIALKAGRDADAWRDGRRTENVVIRHCVFQSKINALCIGSEMSAGVRHVFMEDCRVEEGESCIYFKSNADRGGFIENVRVRRVAIDLSRAGVVRFETNYHSYRGGNAPTAYRDFVIEDVTCANATNYAVFAEGTPQSPIEDVLLRNVSIAHAKEPLFLRNAVSLRLENVHVNGQTLPEHPPATPEGTAKLPIRL is encoded by the coding sequence ATGAGTCTTTCGCGGCTGAAAATCCCTTCACCCCTCCGCGCGCTCGCCCGAGCAACCCACGCCTGGCCTTTCCGCCGCTCGTTTGGCGCTGTGCTCGTTGCCACCGGCGTGCTGGTGCTTCCGGCACTCGCCGCGACCGCTGCGCCGAAGCTCGATTGGGCGGACGTGCCCGCGATTCTCGCGCGCATCACGCCCCCGCAGTTTCCCGCCCGCGAGTTCGACATCACGGCGTTCGGGGCGAAGGGCGACGAGAAGACCGACAGCCTCCCGGCCGTGCGCGCGGCGATCAAAGCGTGCGTCGCGGCTGGCGGCGGCCATGTCGTCGTCCCGGCCGGCACCTACCTCCTCAACGGGCCGATCCACCTCCAGAGCAACATCGATCTGCACCTCGCGGAGGGCGCGACGCTGCGCTTCAGCGGTCGCCCGGCGGATTTTCTGCCGGCGGTGCTGACGCGTTGGGAGGGCGTGATTCTCCACAATTACTCGCCGATGATCTACGCGCGTGGCGCGGAGAATGTGGCGATCACCGGGCGTGGCACGATCGACGGCAACGCGCGCCAGGAATTTCGCCAATGGGCGATGGACATTTCGAAGCTCCAGGATCGTGGCCAGGAGATCAGTCGCCGCATGGGCGCCGAGGGCGCGCCGCTGGCCGAGCGGCAGTTCGGCGAGGGCTATTACCTGCGCCCGAGTTTGATCCAGCCCTACGAGTGCCGGAACGTGCTCATCGAGGGCGTAACCTTTAAGGACGCGCCGTTCTGGGTCATCCACCCGACGTTCTGCACGAACGTCACGGTGCGCGGCGTCACGGTCGAGAGCCTGCTGATCAACAACGACGGTTGCGATCCCGACTCGTGCACGGATGTGCTGATCGAAAACTGCCGGTTCCTGACCGGCGACGACGGCATCGCATTGAAGGCCGGACGCGACGCCGACGCGTGGCGCGACGGCCGCCGCACCGAGAACGTCGTCATCCGCCACTGCGTCTTCCAGTCGAAGATCAACGCGCTGTGCATCGGCAGCGAGATGTCCGCCGGTGTCCGCCACGTGTTCATGGAGGATTGCCGGGTGGAGGAGGGCGAGTCGTGCATCTATTTCAAGTCGAACGCGGACCGCGGCGGCTTCATCGAGAACGTTCGCGTGCGGCGCGTGGCCATCGATCTGTCGCGGGCCGGCGTCGTGCGCTTCGAGACGAACTACCACAGTTATCGCGGTGGCAACGCGCCGACGGCTTACCGGGATTTCGTGATCGAGGACGTCACGTGCGCGAACGCGACCAACTACGCCGTGTTCGCCGAAGGCACGCCGCAGTCCCCGATCGAGGACGTGCTGTTGCGCAATGTTTCGATCGCGCACGCCAAGGAGCCGCTCTTTCTCCGCAATGCCGTGTCGCTGCGACTCGAGAACGTCCACGTCAACGGCCAGACGCTGCCCGAGCACCCGCCAGCGACGCCCGAAGGCACCGCCAAGCTCCCGATCCGGCTCTGA
- a CDS encoding LacI family DNA-binding transcriptional regulator → MPVTMRDVAERARVSVATVSKCLRSRGNISAATRAEVLRLAEEMGYRTHPFVSALMQTRRRKRTSGAQQPVLAYVTAFQTHDGWTKMPSPLLRLLFDGATERATARGYQLSHFWLYRDGMSNQRFSEMLRARGVRGVFLTPLPRLGMQIDLKWEYFSVVAHGLSIAHPVFHRTSNDHYQSMMLALHECHRNGYRRPGFVMDGPLCQRLEHRWEAAFMIEREKLGFDTGVRSLLYQTWDADEVRRWVRREKPDVMISLLQEEQMQQLAARGLRMPEDLGLISLSVHDPESQITGIHQNARLIGRVAVDKLIDLVERNECGVPEDPITLTIEGKWHPGHTLHYLPADERAGHHVI, encoded by the coding sequence ATGCCAGTGACGATGCGAGATGTGGCGGAGCGGGCACGGGTGTCGGTCGCGACCGTGTCGAAATGCCTGCGCAGTCGCGGCAACATTTCCGCCGCGACGCGCGCCGAGGTGCTGCGGCTTGCGGAGGAAATGGGTTACCGCACTCATCCTTTTGTTTCCGCCCTGATGCAGACGCGCCGCCGCAAGCGCACGAGCGGCGCGCAGCAGCCGGTGCTCGCCTACGTGACGGCATTCCAGACGCACGATGGGTGGACGAAGATGCCGTCGCCGCTGTTGCGGCTCTTGTTCGATGGTGCCACGGAGCGTGCGACGGCGCGCGGTTACCAGCTGTCGCATTTTTGGCTGTATCGCGACGGGATGAGCAACCAGCGGTTCAGCGAAATGCTGCGCGCGCGCGGTGTGCGCGGCGTGTTTCTCACTCCGCTGCCGCGTCTCGGCATGCAGATCGACCTGAAGTGGGAGTATTTTTCCGTCGTGGCGCACGGTCTGAGCATCGCGCATCCGGTGTTCCATCGGACTTCGAACGACCACTATCAGTCGATGATGCTCGCGCTGCACGAATGCCACCGCAACGGCTACCGGCGTCCGGGTTTCGTGATGGATGGGCCGCTTTGCCAGCGGCTCGAGCATCGTTGGGAGGCGGCGTTCATGATCGAGCGCGAGAAACTCGGCTTCGATACCGGCGTGCGCTCATTGCTTTACCAGACCTGGGATGCGGACGAAGTGCGGCGCTGGGTGCGGCGCGAGAAGCCGGACGTGATGATCTCACTGTTGCAGGAGGAGCAGATGCAGCAACTCGCCGCGCGCGGATTGCGCATGCCGGAGGATCTCGGCCTGATTAGCCTCTCTGTGCACGATCCGGAGAGTCAGATCACCGGCATTCACCAAAATGCGCGGCTCATCGGTCGCGTGGCCGTCGACAAGCTCATCGATCTCGTCGAGCGGAACGAGTGCGGCGTGCCCGAGGATCCCATCACGCTGACGATCGAGGGCAAATGGCACCCGGGCCACACGCTGCACTATTTGCCGGCGGACGAGCGCGCCGGGCACCACGTCATTTAG
- the xylB gene encoding xylulokinase, translating to MSIYLGIDSGTQSTKCVALDLTTGRVIADARAPHHLIAGLPPGHMEQHPQEWAAAMESVIGAVAAKIDASRVRGIGISGQQHGFVPLDEHGAVIRPAKLWCDTSTAPECAWLTKKLGGVKAVIRETGLPFLPGYTAGKILWLKRHEPANFKKLRHVLLPHDFLNFHLTGQYFMEAGDASGTALFDVRRRRWSAKVCAAIDRKLIDCLPPISDSRAAAGTLKPELARRWGFGADVVVSAGGGDNMMGAIGTGNVAPGVVTASFGTSGTIYAFAKQPVVDPQGEIAAFCSSTGGWMPLLCTMNVTLVTEQMRQLFGADHAAMESAVAATAAGADGLLLLPYFDGERTPNLPHGRGVLFGITRHNTTPGHLMRAAMEGVTMGMNYGLQRLGELGIKPREIRLTGGGAKSATWRQIMADVFGVPVVKMVEDEGAALGGALQAAWCDAGRRGEKSDLAALCARAVALDESSRCVPDKARAKLYRSLQAKQNALGVTMRPHFG from the coding sequence ATGAGCATCTACCTTGGCATCGATAGCGGCACGCAGAGCACGAAGTGCGTGGCGCTCGACCTCACAACCGGACGCGTGATCGCGGACGCCCGCGCGCCCCACCACCTCATCGCCGGCCTGCCGCCCGGCCACATGGAACAGCACCCGCAGGAATGGGCGGCGGCGATGGAGAGCGTCATCGGCGCTGTGGCGGCGAAGATCGACGCCTCGCGCGTGCGCGGCATCGGCATCTCGGGCCAACAGCACGGTTTCGTTCCGCTCGACGAGCACGGCGCGGTCATCCGTCCCGCGAAGCTCTGGTGCGACACCTCGACTGCCCCCGAGTGCGCGTGGCTGACGAAGAAGCTCGGTGGCGTGAAGGCCGTCATTCGCGAGACCGGCTTGCCGTTCCTACCGGGCTACACCGCGGGCAAGATTCTTTGGCTGAAGCGTCATGAGCCCGCGAATTTCAAAAAGCTGCGTCACGTGCTGCTGCCGCACGATTTCCTGAATTTCCACCTGACCGGCCAATACTTCATGGAGGCCGGCGACGCGTCTGGCACGGCGCTGTTCGATGTCCGTCGGCGCCGTTGGTCAGCCAAAGTCTGCGCGGCGATCGATCGCAAACTGATCGACTGCCTGCCGCCGATCTCCGATTCGCGCGCGGCCGCCGGCACACTGAAGCCGGAACTGGCAAGGCGCTGGGGCTTCGGCGCGGACGTCGTGGTTTCCGCCGGCGGCGGTGACAACATGATGGGAGCGATCGGCACAGGCAACGTTGCGCCGGGCGTCGTGACGGCGTCCTTCGGCACGAGCGGCACCATTTACGCGTTCGCGAAGCAGCCGGTCGTCGACCCGCAGGGCGAGATCGCGGCGTTCTGTTCATCGACGGGCGGCTGGATGCCGTTGCTGTGCACGATGAATGTCACACTGGTGACGGAGCAGATGCGGCAACTCTTCGGCGCGGATCATGCCGCGATGGAATCGGCGGTCGCAGCCACGGCGGCGGGCGCGGACGGTTTGCTGCTGCTGCCGTATTTCGACGGCGAGCGGACACCGAACCTGCCGCACGGTCGCGGCGTGCTTTTCGGAATCACGCGGCACAACACGACGCCCGGCCACCTGATGCGCGCGGCGATGGAGGGCGTGACAATGGGCATGAACTACGGCTTGCAGCGCCTCGGTGAGCTCGGCATCAAGCCGCGCGAAATCCGCCTCACCGGCGGCGGCGCGAAGTCCGCGACGTGGCGGCAGATCATGGCGGATGTGTTCGGTGTTCCCGTGGTCAAGATGGTCGAAGACGAGGGCGCGGCGCTCGGCGGTGCGCTGCAAGCGGCGTGGTGCGATGCGGGTCGACGCGGCGAGAAAAGCGACCTCGCCGCGTTGTGCGCGCGCGCGGTGGCGCTCGACGAGTCGAGCCGTTGCGTGCCGGACAAGGCGCGGGCAAAACTCTACCGCTCGCTGCAAGCCAAGCAAAACGCACTTGGCGTGACGATGCGGCCGCACTTCGGCTGA
- a CDS encoding pectate lyase has protein sequence MRPRSPLLLLASLGAVLSLARGALPAFPGAEGFGTETPGGRGGKVMAVTTLAAEGPGSLAAALRTKGPRIVVFRVGGTIRLARDLNLDEPFATIAGQTAPGDGICIRGGALRIRTHDVVVRHLRFRVGDDLAGPDPDNRDGVGIGNPREPVHHVVLDHCSVSWAIDENVSLWHPCHDITVQWCLITEALAHSLHPKGAHGMGLLVGDHAQRVSVHHNLFAHNQDRNPLLKGDTSAEVVNNVVYNWRWFATGLTDREGSGPQRADIVGNTYLPGPQTHNRFGVGLEKTIRPGSAVFLRDNTVEGAPFDAAPDDEWKVAVSRAPFRDRSATPTVPGSGLTAQSAADALPQVLAQAGAVLPRRDVVDARIVASVRERTGHTINSTRAVGGWPVYRSAPPPADADGDGMPDAWEQAHGLDPHDARDASAAAPDGFTWIECYLASIGLTD, from the coding sequence ATGCGCCCGCGATCACCGCTCCTCCTTCTCGCGTCGCTCGGCGCAGTTCTGAGCCTCGCGCGCGGCGCACTGCCCGCCTTCCCCGGCGCGGAGGGATTTGGGACGGAGACTCCCGGCGGCCGGGGCGGCAAGGTCATGGCGGTCACCACGCTCGCCGCCGAGGGCCCCGGCAGTCTTGCTGCCGCGCTGCGCACGAAAGGTCCGCGCATCGTCGTGTTTCGCGTCGGTGGCACGATCCGCCTCGCGCGCGATCTCAATCTCGACGAACCGTTCGCCACCATCGCCGGCCAGACCGCGCCCGGCGACGGCATTTGCATCCGCGGCGGCGCGCTCCGCATCCGCACGCATGACGTCGTTGTGCGCCATCTCCGCTTCCGCGTCGGCGACGATCTCGCGGGCCCCGATCCCGACAACCGCGACGGCGTCGGCATCGGCAATCCGCGTGAACCGGTCCATCATGTCGTGCTCGACCATTGCTCAGTCAGCTGGGCGATCGACGAGAACGTTTCCCTCTGGCACCCCTGCCACGACATCACCGTGCAATGGTGTCTGATCACCGAGGCGCTCGCGCACAGCCTGCACCCGAAAGGCGCACACGGCATGGGGCTGCTCGTCGGCGATCACGCGCAACGCGTCTCGGTTCACCACAATCTTTTCGCCCACAACCAGGACCGCAATCCGCTCCTGAAAGGCGACACCTCCGCCGAAGTCGTCAACAACGTCGTCTACAACTGGCGCTGGTTCGCCACCGGTCTCACCGATCGCGAGGGCAGCGGCCCGCAGCGCGCCGACATCGTGGGCAACACCTACCTGCCCGGCCCGCAGACGCACAACCGCTTCGGCGTCGGCCTTGAGAAGACAATCCGGCCCGGCTCCGCGGTTTTCCTGCGCGACAACACCGTCGAAGGCGCGCCGTTCGACGCCGCACCCGACGATGAGTGGAAAGTCGCCGTCTCGCGCGCACCGTTTCGCGACCGCTCCGCCACGCCCACCGTGCCCGGGAGCGGCCTCACGGCCCAGTCCGCAGCGGACGCATTGCCGCAAGTTCTCGCGCAAGCGGGCGCCGTGCTTCCGCGCCGCGACGTCGTTGACGCGCGCATCGTCGCTTCGGTGCGCGAGCGCACCGGGCACACGATCAATTCGACCCGCGCCGTCGGCGGCTGGCCGGTCTACCGCTCCGCGCCGCCTCCGGCCGACGCGGACGGCGACGGCATGCCCGACGCGTGGGAGCAGGCCCACGGCCTCGATCCGCACGACGCGCGCGATGCTTCCGCCGCCGCGCCCGACGGTTTCACCTGGATCGAGTGCTACCTCGCCTCCATCGGCCTCACCGACTGA
- a CDS encoding TonB-dependent receptor — protein sequence MQITPVTSRGIRRASALAAAAFAGVFASAQTTAPSSSTTPTSSPVPVVQKDDATVQLDTFVVTGIRAGIESSIAAKKESVSIVESITAEDIGKLPDVSIAESVARLPGLAAQRVDGAAQVISVRGLAPDFATTLLNGREQVSTGDNRGVEFDQYPSELINRVLVQKTPDASLISQGLSGTIGLRTMSPLSLNHRTIAVNVRGERKTLNNLGADSKTTGNRISATYVDQFAKKTIGVAFGYAHMESPILAQEFGTYGWSTNQQANANRNGFVPGTTLTSGIKTFARSGMNTRDGFMGVLEWRPTASFTSVIDAYYSKFRREQTNRGIETRLDGNRGSLTAPFLPVQALAFTPGKLSNNALLSATVANVYPAVRNMYNDRTDKLSAIGWNGQYRTAKWVLTGDISYSKAERHELNLETQASQRSATNAPVGDTVTYDLTPDGFPTVSYGLNYADPSTVKIGPTVFRAGYGKVPSIKDELTSYRVTASRSLSKFFDNVEVGFNYGDRQKVKDQPEQRLIEKTTDLPLSVASDALLANSTLAFAGTPAALSWNVPKILALGVNYAPFNPGYGTSGIGSSTGAAADLASKRWKVMEDLATSYMQFNIDSMLGAVHVRGNLGAQVIGVDQSSSADYVDRREPVLANQLKRRTDGKKYTDVLPSLNLSFELPHQQVLRVAAAKQVARPRLDQMRASLDFSINGVNGEPSATGGNPRLDPWRANAFDISYEKYFATKGYVALAGFYKDIKSYVFDLTTEHYDFSEFTAGDPTVTTPFGRFSQPLNGRGGNLKGLELTVSVPLQLVAQPLNGFGFVGSVSRNSSAITIDNTNIGSNVMLPGLSKTVSSLTFYYEKSGFSARVSRRWRSDFVGEITAFANTRALRFVSGEAVVDAQVGYTFRDGKLKGLGILLQAYNLTDSAYRTYRETHAQIEEFQRYGRTYLLGANYRF from the coding sequence ATGCAAATCACCCCCGTCACCTCCCGCGGCATCCGGCGCGCCAGTGCGCTCGCGGCCGCCGCGTTCGCCGGCGTGTTCGCGTCCGCCCAGACGACCGCTCCGTCGAGCTCCACCACGCCCACGTCATCGCCGGTGCCCGTTGTCCAGAAAGACGACGCCACCGTGCAACTCGACACCTTCGTGGTGACCGGCATTCGCGCCGGCATCGAATCGTCGATCGCCGCGAAGAAGGAATCCGTCTCCATCGTCGAATCCATCACCGCCGAGGACATCGGCAAGCTGCCCGACGTGAGCATCGCCGAGTCCGTCGCGCGCCTGCCCGGCCTCGCTGCGCAGCGTGTCGACGGTGCGGCGCAAGTCATCTCCGTGCGCGGTCTCGCACCGGACTTCGCGACCACACTGCTCAACGGCCGCGAACAAGTGAGCACGGGCGACAATCGCGGCGTCGAGTTCGACCAATATCCCTCCGAGCTGATCAACCGTGTGCTCGTGCAGAAGACGCCCGACGCCAGCCTCATCAGCCAGGGCCTCTCCGGCACGATCGGCCTGCGCACGATGAGCCCGCTCTCGCTGAATCACCGCACGATCGCGGTGAACGTCCGCGGCGAGCGCAAGACCCTCAACAACCTCGGCGCCGACTCGAAGACCACGGGCAATCGCATCAGCGCGACCTACGTCGATCAATTCGCCAAGAAGACCATCGGTGTCGCCTTTGGCTACGCGCACATGGAATCGCCGATTCTCGCCCAGGAATTCGGCACCTACGGCTGGTCCACCAACCAGCAGGCTAACGCCAACCGCAACGGCTTCGTGCCCGGCACGACGCTCACCAGCGGCATCAAGACTTTTGCCCGCAGCGGCATGAACACGCGCGATGGTTTCATGGGCGTGCTCGAGTGGCGTCCGACCGCGTCATTCACGTCGGTGATCGACGCCTATTATTCCAAGTTCCGCCGCGAACAGACCAACCGCGGCATCGAGACCCGACTCGACGGCAACCGCGGTAGCCTCACTGCACCGTTTCTGCCCGTGCAGGCGCTGGCCTTCACGCCGGGCAAGCTTTCGAACAACGCGCTGCTCTCTGCGACTGTCGCGAACGTCTACCCGGCGGTGCGCAACATGTATAACGACCGCACCGACAAACTCTCGGCCATCGGCTGGAACGGCCAATACCGCACGGCGAAGTGGGTGCTCACGGGCGACATCAGTTACTCGAAGGCCGAGCGTCACGAGCTCAACCTCGAGACGCAGGCCTCGCAGCGCTCCGCCACCAACGCGCCGGTCGGCGACACCGTCACCTACGATCTCACGCCGGACGGTTTCCCGACGGTCTCCTACGGCCTCAACTACGCCGACCCGAGCACCGTGAAGATCGGGCCGACGGTTTTCCGCGCGGGCTACGGCAAGGTGCCTTCGATCAAGGACGAACTCACTTCCTACCGCGTCACCGCGTCGCGCAGCCTCAGCAAATTCTTCGACAACGTCGAAGTCGGCTTCAACTACGGCGACCGCCAGAAGGTCAAGGACCAGCCCGAGCAGCGCCTGATCGAGAAGACCACCGACCTCCCGCTCTCCGTCGCGTCCGATGCATTGCTCGCGAATTCCACACTCGCCTTCGCGGGCACGCCCGCGGCGCTGAGCTGGAATGTGCCCAAGATCCTCGCGCTCGGCGTCAACTACGCGCCATTTAACCCCGGCTACGGCACGTCCGGCATCGGCTCGTCGACCGGCGCCGCGGCCGACCTCGCTTCGAAACGCTGGAAGGTCATGGAGGACCTCGCGACGTCTTACATGCAGTTCAACATCGACTCGATGCTCGGCGCCGTGCACGTCCGCGGCAACCTCGGTGCGCAAGTCATCGGCGTGGATCAATCCTCCAGCGCCGACTACGTCGACCGCCGCGAGCCCGTGCTCGCGAACCAGCTCAAGCGCCGCACCGACGGCAAGAAATACACCGACGTGCTCCCGAGCCTGAACCTGTCCTTCGAACTGCCGCACCAACAGGTGCTGCGCGTCGCCGCCGCGAAACAGGTCGCGCGTCCGCGTCTCGACCAGATGCGCGCCTCGCTCGATTTCTCGATCAACGGCGTCAACGGCGAGCCCAGCGCCACCGGCGGCAATCCGCGCCTCGATCCGTGGCGCGCGAACGCCTTCGACATTTCCTACGAGAAATATTTCGCGACCAAGGGCTACGTCGCACTCGCCGGATTCTACAAGGACATCAAGAGCTACGTCTTCGACCTCACGACCGAGCACTACGACTTCTCCGAGTTCACCGCCGGCGATCCGACCGTGACGACGCCCTTCGGTCGCTTCAGCCAGCCGCTCAACGGTCGCGGCGGCAACCTGAAGGGCCTCGAACTCACCGTGTCCGTGCCACTCCAACTCGTCGCCCAGCCGCTCAACGGCTTCGGCTTCGTCGGCAGCGTGTCGCGCAATTCGAGCGCGATCACGATCGATAACACCAACATCGGCTCCAACGTGATGCTGCCCGGTCTGTCGAAGACGGTTTCGAGCCTCACGTTCTACTACGAGAAGAGCGGATTTTCCGCCCGCGTCAGCCGCCGCTGGCGCTCGGATTTCGTCGGTGAGATCACGGCCTTCGCCAACACGCGCGCGCTGCGTTTCGTGAGCGGCGAGGCGGTGGTGGACGCCCAGGTCGGCTACACGTTCCGCGACGGCAAGCTCAAGGGCCTCGGCATTCTTCTCCAGGCCTACAACCTCACCGACTCGGCCTACCGCACCTATCGCGAGACCCACGCGCAGATCGAGGAATTCCAGCGCTACGGCCGGACCTACCTGCTCGGCGCGAACTACCGCTTCTGA
- a CDS encoding sodium/solute symporter (Members of the Solute:Sodium Symporter (SSS), TC 2.A.21 as described in tcdb.org, catalyze solute:Na+ symport. Known solutes for members of the family include sugars, amino acids, nucleosides, inositols, vitamins, urea or anions, depending on the system.), translated as MSAAPALASATFHSFDWVDYAILCAYLAANLFLGWRLSRRRQSSEHYFRGDRRVRWWAAGISFYATATTSISFMAVPAKSYATDWRAIGSAPAQAFATLVIAFCFVGALRRLNITTVFEYLDRRFGAEVRLLGATLSVLLKVFGRMSVVMLLPSLALASLTGFNVYACIALLGGVTVAYAMLGGFVAVLWTDVFQFVVVFGGVALALCYMAAGVPGGFGGIWEIGLREGKLAAVSWEWNFTDPTVWVFAGLMARTVFFQLSDQSLMQRVFATADERAARRTVALGALLGLPSSVLFFFVGTALFAFYRGHTPPPADMANDAIFPYFIVNELPHGVVGLVIASVLASAMGALSSDVNSAATIVATDFLPLWRREPSDSIRLRVARVATVAAGCAATAMAAYLASLNVPSLWDQVLKLAALIGGGLPGVFALGLLTRRANSPGVIVGALASIAATAGLQMFTSINPFFQGFAALVTCVVTGYATSLLFQRSRPPRDLRGLTLWDLSRTAK; from the coding sequence ATGTCCGCCGCCCCCGCGCTCGCCTCCGCCACGTTCCACTCCTTCGATTGGGTGGACTACGCGATTCTCTGCGCCTACCTCGCGGCGAACCTGTTTCTCGGCTGGCGGCTCTCGCGCCGCCGCCAATCGTCCGAGCACTACTTCCGCGGCGATCGCCGCGTGCGCTGGTGGGCCGCCGGCATCAGCTTCTACGCCACCGCGACCACGAGTATCAGTTTCATGGCAGTGCCGGCGAAAAGCTACGCGACCGACTGGCGCGCGATCGGCTCGGCGCCGGCGCAGGCGTTCGCGACGCTCGTGATCGCGTTTTGCTTCGTCGGCGCCCTGCGCCGCCTGAACATCACGACGGTCTTCGAGTATCTCGACCGGCGCTTCGGCGCCGAGGTTCGGCTGCTCGGCGCGACGCTGAGTGTGTTGCTGAAGGTGTTCGGGCGCATGAGCGTCGTGATGCTGCTGCCGTCGCTCGCGCTCGCATCGCTCACCGGCTTCAACGTCTATGCGTGCATCGCGCTGCTCGGCGGCGTGACGGTGGCTTACGCGATGCTCGGCGGGTTCGTCGCGGTGCTTTGGACCGACGTGTTTCAATTCGTCGTGGTGTTCGGCGGCGTCGCTCTCGCGTTGTGCTACATGGCGGCGGGCGTGCCGGGCGGCTTCGGCGGCATCTGGGAAATCGGCCTGCGCGAGGGCAAGTTGGCCGCCGTGTCCTGGGAATGGAATTTCACCGATCCGACCGTGTGGGTGTTCGCCGGCCTGATGGCGCGCACGGTTTTCTTCCAACTCAGCGACCAATCGCTGATGCAACGCGTCTTCGCGACGGCCGATGAGCGCGCCGCGCGGCGCACGGTCGCGCTCGGCGCGCTGCTCGGACTGCCGAGTTCGGTGCTGTTCTTCTTCGTCGGCACCGCGCTGTTCGCCTTCTACCGCGGTCACACGCCGCCGCCGGCCGACATGGCGAACGACGCCATCTTCCCCTACTTCATCGTCAACGAACTGCCGCACGGAGTCGTCGGGCTGGTCATCGCCAGCGTGCTCGCCTCGGCGATGGGTGCGCTGAGCAGCGACGTGAACTCCGCCGCCACGATCGTCGCCACCGATTTCCTGCCGCTCTGGCGCCGTGAGCCGAGCGACTCGATCCGGCTGCGCGTCGCGCGCGTCGCAACCGTGGCCGCCGGCTGCGCCGCGACGGCGATGGCCGCGTATCTCGCCAGCCTGAATGTCCCGTCGCTTTGGGATCAGGTTTTGAAACTCGCCGCGCTGATCGGCGGCGGTCTGCCCGGCGTATTCGCGCTCGGCCTGCTCACCCGCCGCGCCAACTCTCCCGGCGTCATCGTCGGCGCGCTCGCCAGCATCGCCGCCACCGCGGGCCTGCAAATGTTCACGAGCATCAACCCGTTCTTCCAGGGCTTCGCCGCGCTCGTGACCTGCGTCGTCACGGGCTACGCCACCAGCCTGCTGTTCCAACGCAGCCGCCCGCCGCGCGATTTGCGCGGCTTGACGCTCTGGGATCTGTCGCGAACCGCTAAATGA